The sequence below is a genomic window from Tubulanus polymorphus chromosome 1, tnTubPoly1.2, whole genome shotgun sequence.
tatttttattttcttctcagGGACGCAATCTCGTCATCAGGTGTCTTCGAGACTATCTGCCTGACATATGAATCGGATTGCTCCTTCTTGCGTTCGATCAAGAATATTCCTTCGAGTTGAAGCGCGTGAGTGATTAAATCATCTAACGTGTCGATGTCTAACTGCCACAGTCGGAGTCTCATCTCTGCATCGGGCAGTGCCTCAATAAAGCGCGAACCGGCGAGTCTCTCTCGCTGCACTGGATCTAAATCAGGATATGCACGGGAGCAGAGGACTACAATGGACTGACCTAGCTCTTTCGTTACGTTTACGGGCACGTCGCATATGGCTTCATAATCTCGCATCTGGACTGGGGATAATTTAACACAGACTCCCTTAGAGAAGCAAATAAAAAATCTGCTTATTTATCTTCTGGCCAACCATTAAGGCGGCTCACGGTTTCAAAGCTCAACCGGTAGTCCTGCCAGGAACCATCGCCCGAATAACTTTCTGGTTTTACATTGCAGGTCGCAAAGTTACGCCATGGCGCAGTCAGAATGCCCTCACAAGGAATATCGTGACGATCTCTCAATGGAGACATCTCATCTCGGGGCATACTCAAATGTTCAGTACTACGGCTGCGCGGACCAAGCGAACGCGAAGAAGCACAAGTTATCGGACGGCTCATCTTAACGGATTTTCTTACACAAAACTATGAGATAAAGACAAACTATAATAACCCCTTACCATTTGACAACGTGTAATCAACTTATACTAGTATAAAATAGATCTCCGGGCATCCACTAAAAATATCACAATAGCCAAGAGATTTATGATAAATCATCCCACCGCTGCCACCATTTTTGTAGCGTAATGGGGAAAGAAAATTATGCGCGGGCATACAGCATCCGCACAGGTGTCATATCGCGGTGTCATATGTCTTCTCAGGGAAGCGGGTTGGCACGCTTTTGGTTACGTGGTTCCTCATAGTAGCGTGAACAACAAGGGAACAATCAGCGTCGCTACATAAGTTCGCTGATGTCGAATGGATTCTGGGAGGGAATCCGAAAAGGGTTGGATAACCACCTCCGTCAGGGAGATTATCGTCCTCACGAATGGCTATGTGGTCAGTCGAATCCTCGAAGGAGGGCGCCTCTCCTTACGCGGAAAAGTCAAAATCTGGTGAGTGGTCGGAATGCCTCGGAAAAAGGACCAAAACCACAAAAATGAAAACGGGTGATGTATGTATACATATTGATGGGTCCACAACTGAATTTTATTGATTAGAACAGaagaataatgaaatttatatGATGTATATGTACAATGATATTATGAAATGTCGTCTTAAAGAATTAAGGGGACACACAGTCACGCAGCCTTTAAATACATGACAAAAAGACGTAAATGATCGATCTTGCAAGATCTCAAAAGAATATAGTAATCAGCTagtaataaatttcattttacaaatatataccCTTTCTTGTTAAGTGGCATCGAAAGAAATCATCGATTGAGAAGGTTCCAGTACCGAAGGGCGGATCTAAtgggaaaaaaatcaatagagTTGGTCAAGGAGACCATAATCAGACCGGTTCTACTATCTACATTTTAATAAAGCGCACTCGGACCGAACCGAGGAAGTAAATGCGACAGGAGTTTAACATTTCACATAATAGGCTCCCCAATGGATGGCAAATAAAACAGCGATCGGTTCAGAACACAGTGGTTTGCCTCGCAGCCCATGGGACCGCAGACCCTTCAACCCTTCCGATTTATCCGGAATCGTTACGTATTTTCGAACCAATATCCGCATTCCGTTTGCCGGTGGAAAAATTCCGGAAATTTCGTGAGTGAAGATCGACAGGCGATACTGGACCGTAAAAAGCGTCCTGAgccgtaaaagcgctcatTTATAGTATCCCTGCCGTACATAAAGAAAATTGATTGTCTATCTGAAATCAGCGTCAAAGTTTGTGAAAtgcatattatatacatacagcACTAGCATCGTATTGATTTTTCCTATCTAACGGCGCGAGTCTGATGGGAAAAACCCCAGTACCAAGTAGTCTATATTTACCTGAATCAAACACGCTCGCTACGGCGCTTTTTAATTCTCTCGTCCTTTGCGACTACTTCGCGGAGATTGCgtatttaaatgaaaatagcgTTAAATTATCGCATTTAACTATTAGTGACGATacttgaaaaattttgaaaatcaatcgATTTGCAATGGGCTAACTCGATATCGGTTTCACGCGATCCTCAGTGCGTCCACTTTATGTGTTGTGTAAGGCGCCGGACCTACCGCGCCATTTCATTTGCGTTTCACTCTTATCGTAGCGGCTCTAACTTCTTGGTCAAGGATCTGCATTTTTAATCGTAAGTAAGCAATGTGCCTTGTTTATTAATTAATCAGAGAGTAAGTTGATCATGCTACATTATGATATCTTCCGCCGATTTTATCGACGAAATTTTGAACGTTCTCCTGTCACTAGATTTAAACCAATCcaattatataaaattttattatatcgtcaatttatcatgattaagTACTTCATTCAACGTGTATGGGTAGAATAATATGTTCAATCGTGTGATTTTCACTAATCATTCCCtactgaattaaatttgagaTGTCACGTAAtagtttgaaaaaagaatatttataGCTTGCCTAAGCCTTCGATACAATGTTCCTTTCATCGGGATCCTACAATTtactagtcagtaacctgtctgtggtttagtttcacaatcggatattttcacaaaccacagtcaggaatgggaaggtcatttttgtatgaaatcttcgtcagccaatttgactgacgagtaatttgcctggcatttcattgtctcttaagatatccgtctattttttgttgtaatcgacgcacaacagattcgtagtttgtctgatacctataacacctcacctgacgatcttaatccatgtgcaaatcggccgtaaagtgagagtaaatttccgtcgggtcaacagctgccattttgaaaattactggaggtgctggcacctgtggactgaggcgaggacaacagcacaaactaacgaagcgaaacgacgaaattgaaaaaaattaagaaatcaacacttattcacatttttcttttaccagaatttattatttcattatttattatggaaaacacgaagatttgaaatataagttggaaaaccatcaaaaataaaaattgtcgtttcgtctcggaagttttatataaatccttgtaggtccccttgtcttatcatgccacatgtgcaatacagagaaatggcggccagtggcgaaattggtggagaaattaattaatttctcaaaataatgttgattaaccactcgaaacatacataaaattggattatttcgaaaggtacctgtgttagtttgtgaattaagccattaattgtggactgaagtgaatagaaagtatacttttgaagtgttacttttttcaaccgtgttttggtccttgtcatccctaacgttggtataagcccatccgattataaaaagcttaccaccaacgattaggtaactaactaacaaTTTACAAGCTATTGTTActcatatattttcaggaaatgGATAACGGGGAGAGCAGTGATTCTGATGTGGAAATCCCGAAGAAAAAAGCAAAGACAACATCAAGGGCTTATCAAAAATACTTGGTGGAATATAGTGTTCTCTTCCCTGATGTGACGCATTCGACGACGATAGATAAGCACTTTGCATATTGCAAAGTGTGCAAAACCGATTTTTCTATCAAGCATGGAGGAAGAGATGACTGTCGCTGTCATTGTCAGTCAGAAAAGCATAAGGACTACAAACGAATATTATCCTCTAACCAAAATTTATTCGCGACAGGATTCAGCGCTGTGGATACGAATGATAGTGATCTAACTCGCATTGTAAATGCGGAACTtctgtttttatcttttttgatTGAACATAATCTGCCATTTTCGATCATGGACCACGTAAaccatttaatgaaaaaatgtttccaGACTCGAAGATAGCTAAAAAATTTAGCTGTGGGCACACGAAAGGACATAATGTTATCGAAGCTATGGCTAAGGACTCTGTGACAAAGGCAATCGATGCTTTGAAAGTGGCCCAAACATTTACCCTCGCCTGTGATGGTAGTGATGAGGGGGATGATAAATTATATCCAGTTATTTTACGGTTTGTGAATCCGAACGCCTTGGTACGTAGTGTTTTGATATCTATTCCGTGTATAAACGACCTGAGTTCTGGAGAAAATATCTACAAAATGTTGGACAAAGAACTACAGAAATTTGATCTCGAATGGAAGAACTGTTCAGCTTTTTGTTCAGACAATTGTAATGTAATGACTGGAAGCAAGAAAGGCGTAATTGCTTATATACGAAAGCAAAATGAAAACGTTTATTTATCAGGGTGTCCTTGTCACCTGATACATCTGGCTGCTGAAAAGGGAGCAAAGGCATTTAGTCTTCTCAGTATCGAGGAACTGCTTGTTGACATTTTCTATTATCTTGATAAGAGcaccaaaagaaaaaatagcCTAAATGAATTCCAAAAGATTTGTGGCAAAGaagaaatgaagataataaaacaTGGGGCAACACGCTGGCTTTCTTTGGAGAAAGCTCTCACACGTCTGCTTGAGCAATGGATACCATTGCGTAAATTTTTTGTAGAAGAATGCAAGGACCACCCAGATGCATCATCAAGGTAATTCGATCATGTTAGACTCTAGGTAGAAATCCACATTTTACATAAAAAGATGGATGTGATGAATGAAATAggtttttaaaaaaacttaatgCAAACTAGGCAAGAGTCTTTTCTTGTGTCttgtaataataattgaaGACTCTTGCATGGTTTGCATTcagtttttttcaaacttacttTAGAAACATCCTTCCCTGATTGACCTAACGTTTCTGACGGAAATTTGATACTTCTATTTTCAGTGATCGGAAAGTACGggctaaaaaaaaactgaattcatcattaaCCCGATTGGTCTGCTATTTCCTTCAAAGTGTGCTTCCAGTTTTTAATCAGGCTAATGTCTTGCTGCAGTCCGAAAAGCCGATGGTACATCAGTTGAAGCCAACCCTCATGGGTCTATTGCGGAAGTTACTTATCCGGTTTATGAAACCAAGTGCCATGTCATCGTGCTCTGAACTCGATGTCAAGTATGCTCTTAGTTATAATATTCTACCCGACAAAGACATAATGATTGGTAGTAGTGCATTGGAGTACATGTCACAGTCAAAAGGACTGAGTGATGATGACAAAAAAAGTTCTATAGTAATGTTCGCCAATATTATATCAATGCTTGTGACTACAT
It includes:
- the LOC141910165 gene encoding uncharacterized protein LOC141910165, with product MKIIKHGATRWLSLEKALTRLLEQWIPLRKFFVEECKDHPDASSSDRKVRAKKKLNSSLTRLVCYFLQSVLPVFNQANVLLQSEKPMVHQLKPTLMGLLRKLLIRFMKPSAMSSCSELDVKYALSYNILPDKDIMIGSSALEYMSQSKGLSDDDKKSSIVMFANIISMLVTT